The genomic window CGCGCACGGCCACGGGATCGCGCGGACGCGGGATGGCGACGTCGAAATCTTCCTTGAGACGCCCGGGCCGCGCCGAGAGCAGGATGATGCGGCTCGCCAGCGTCAAGGCTTCGCCGAGATCGTGCGTCACGAACAAGACGGTCTGCCGCTCGCGTTCCCAGATCTCCAGCAGCGTCTTGTGCATCTCCAGCTTGGTGTGAGTATCGAGCGCGCCGAACGGCTCGTCCATCAGCAGGATCTCGGGCTCCAAGATCAGCGTGCGCATCAAGGCGACGCGCTGGCGCATGCCGCCGGACAGCATGCGCGGAAAACTCTGCGCAAAGCCCGAGAGCCCGGCCTTCTCGACCGCCGAAGCGACGCGCCCTGCGCGCTCGGTCTTCGGCAGTCCCGCGATCTCCAGCCCATAGCCGATGTTCCGCTCCACGGTTCGCCAGGGAAACAGCGTATCGCGCTGGAAGACATAGCCGACCCTGGGGTTGATCTTGCCGGTCTCGACCGTGTCCGCATCGATCAGGATGCGTCCGCCGGAACGCGGCAATAGCCCTGCGACCATGTTGAGAATGGTGCTCTTGCCGCAGCCGGAGGGACCGAGCAGCGCGACGAACTCGCCCTGCTTGACCTCGAAGGAGACGTCATCGACCGCCACGAACTCGCGGCCGGACGCGTTGAAGCGCTTGGCGAGCCCCTGCACGGTAATGCGGGTGCGCGCCGCCGCTGTTTGATCCTCATCGCGCGCGAACGCGAGGCCCTGACCTGGCGCGGCAATCATTTGTACTTCGCCCTGGCCGCCTGGAGGAAGCTCATGTCGACGACATCCTCGTATCTGGTCTCGGGAATATCAGTTCCCTTGCGGTACCAGGGCTTGGCGCCACGTTCGAACGCGGGCTTGTCGATAACACCGTCATAGGCCCAGGTCGACTTGTCGAAGCCGAGCTCGGCGCTGACCGCGTCGGGATCGATGCCCGAGAAATATTTCGGCGTGACCAGCGCCTGCACCTCGGCGAGCGGCGTCGCCTTCACGAAGGCCATCGCGCGATGGATCGCATTGACATAGGCCTGCACCATCGCCTTGTCCTGCTCGATCGTGTCCTGGAGCGTGTAGATCACCAGCACGGGCAACGTCCCGCCGAAATCCTTCTCGAACACGCCGGGCTTGGACGTGTCGTAGATCGTCCGGCGAAAGCCCTTCTTCTCGACCTCGACGATCCAGCTCGGCGGCGCCATGATGGCGTCGAACTGCTTGGTCTGGAGCGAGGGGAACATGGTGTTGGTCCCGCCGCCCGCGACCCAGTTCACCTTGCCGCCGAGCCCGCGCGCTTCGAACACATAAGTCCCGAACACCCAGGTGCCCGACCCGATCGCGGTCGCGGCGACGATCGGCTTGGCGCCATCGGTGCGCTTGTAATCCGCGAGCTTCTCGACCGAATTGATGCCGGCGTCGTAGAGGTCCTGCCGGACCATGATGCTGGCGTAGGAGCACACCATCTCGGTCGCGAGCAGGATCTTGCAGGGCTTGCCGCGCGCACTGAGCTGGAGCGGGTGGCTGGCATCGCCATGGGCGAACAGCGCCTGCCCCGCCGCCAGGGTCTGGCGACCGAATGTGCCGGCATTGCCGGTGACGAGCTTGGAATCGAGTCCTTCGTCCTTGAAGTACCCCTTCAGCTCCGCGATCATGCCGATGGCATAGACCGGCGACACCGGTCCGAAGGCGAGCGAGACCTGCTTGGCCTCGGCGCGCAGCTGCCCCGGCAGCAGCGATGCGCCGGCCCATGCGGAGCCCGCGATCAGCGCCTGGCGCCTGGTAATGCTCATGTGCTCCTCCTCCCTTGGTTTCTTTGTTCGATTGCGCCGATCGGTCAGGACGGCGCGACCTTGATCGTCCCTGCCTGTCGCAGCGTTTCGATCTCATTCGGCGACATGCCGATCTCGCTCAGGATCTCGCCGCTGTGCTCGCCGATCTCAGGTGGATCGTAGCGGTTGGGCAGGCGACTTCCGTCCATGGAAATCGGCAAGAGCGGCGTCTTGGCCTCGCCGCCGTCAGGCAGCCGAATATCGGTCAGGCCGCCGGACTGGTTGAGATGCGGATCATCGAAGAGATCGCCGGGCTTGTTCACCGGCGCATAGGGCAGATCGAGCTGCTCGAGACGCGCGGCGAGATCGGCCTTGTCCCATTGCTTGAAGATCTTCGCGATCTCGGGGATCAGCCAGCCGCGATGATCGACGCGGTCGTTGCTCGTCGCGAAGCGCGGATCAGTGAGCCAGGCTTCGCGATCGAAGGCGCGACAGAACGCCGCCCATTGCTCTTCACCGACGATGGTGACGAACAGTTTCGAGCCGTCCCTGGTATCGAAGAGATCATAAACCGGCCATGGGCTGTCCTTGATCGAATACGGGATCGAGGGTTGACCGCTGACCACCTCGCACATCATGGCCTGCGCCATCAGGAACACGTTGTTCTCGTACAGCGCACTCTGGATGTAGCGACCCCGGCCGGTGCGCTGCCGCTCGGCGAGCGCAGCCTGAATTGCGATCACGCCGAACATGCCGCCCATGACATCGTTGACCGAGGCACCGGCGCGCATGGGACGGTCGGGCAAGCCGGTCATGTAGGCGAGGCCACCCATCATCTGCACGACCTCGTCGAGCGCGAGGCGGTTCTCGTAAGGCCCGGGCAAATAGCCTTTGAGCGAGCAATAGATCAGGCGCGGCGCGAAGGCCGCGACGGTCTCGTAATCGAGGCCGATCCGCTTCAGCAGACCCGGCCGGAAATTCTCG from Bradyrhizobium zhanjiangense includes these protein-coding regions:
- a CDS encoding ABC transporter substrate-binding protein is translated as MSITRRQALIAGSAWAGASLLPGQLRAEAKQVSLAFGPVSPVYAIGMIAELKGYFKDEGLDSKLVTGNAGTFGRQTLAAGQALFAHGDASHPLQLSARGKPCKILLATEMVCSYASIMVRQDLYDAGINSVEKLADYKRTDGAKPIVAATAIGSGTWVFGTYVFEARGLGGKVNWVAGGGTNTMFPSLQTKQFDAIMAPPSWIVEVEKKGFRRTIYDTSKPGVFEKDFGGTLPVLVIYTLQDTIEQDKAMVQAYVNAIHRAMAFVKATPLAEVQALVTPKYFSGIDPDAVSAELGFDKSTWAYDGVIDKPAFERGAKPWYRKGTDIPETRYEDVVDMSFLQAARAKYK
- a CDS encoding ABC transporter ATP-binding protein, with the translated sequence MIAAPGQGLAFARDEDQTAAARTRITVQGLAKRFNASGREFVAVDDVSFEVKQGEFVALLGPSGCGKSTILNMVAGLLPRSGGRILIDADTVETGKINPRVGYVFQRDTLFPWRTVERNIGYGLEIAGLPKTERAGRVASAVEKAGLSGFAQSFPRMLSGGMRQRVALMRTLILEPEILLMDEPFGALDTHTKLEMHKTLLEIWERERQTVLFVTHDLGEALTLASRIILLSARPGRLKEDFDVAIPRPRDPVAVRETAEFGRLYSHIWHSLGEEFRRTRAD
- a CDS encoding CaiB/BaiF CoA transferase family protein — its product is MTRAARETPSELRPLAGLRVIEFSQMVMGPSCGLILADLGADVIKVEPPKGDRTRYFKGPAAGFFATYSRNKRSIALDTSTAEGQTIARRLIENSDVLIENFRPGLLKRIGLDYETVAAFAPRLIYCSLKGYLPGPYENRLALDEVVQMMGGLAYMTGLPDRPMRAGASVNDVMGGMFGVIAIQAALAERQRTGRGRYIQSALYENNVFLMAQAMMCEVVSGQPSIPYSIKDSPWPVYDLFDTRDGSKLFVTIVGEEQWAAFCRAFDREAWLTDPRFATSNDRVDHRGWLIPEIAKIFKQWDKADLAARLEQLDLPYAPVNKPGDLFDDPHLNQSGGLTDIRLPDGGEAKTPLLPISMDGSRLPNRYDPPEIGEHSGEILSEIGMSPNEIETLRQAGTIKVAPS